A single window of Dermochelys coriacea isolate rDerCor1 chromosome 2, rDerCor1.pri.v4, whole genome shotgun sequence DNA harbors:
- the LY96 gene encoding lymphocyte antigen 96 isoform X5 has product MFQLVFFILFTSGFTESQGKKVLCGSSDVEISYSFCDSMDHVFFLSIVPCSFSESRWKVTLLWIPKSDIIFLEGSMDLWYDAASILQWTEVICHGFDDDYSFCGTLKGETVNTTFELSGLKMPLPKDRILTSH; this is encoded by the exons ATGTTTCAGcttgtttttttcattctgtttacttcTGGATTCACTGAATCACAAGGAAAAAAGGTGCTTTGCGGATCCTCAGATGTAGAAATATCATATTCCTTTTGTG attCTATGGACCATGTTTTCTTCCTTAGTATAGTCCCTTGTTCCTTTAGTGAAAGTCGTTGGAAAGTTACTCTTTTATGGATTCCAA AGAGTGATATAATCTTTTTGGAGGGCAGCATGGATTTATGGTATGATGCTGCAAGTATATTACAATGGACAGAAGTTATTTGCCATGGATTTGATGATGACTATTCATTTTGTGGAACTCTGAAGGGAG AGACGGTCAATACGACGTTTGAACTTAGCGGTTTAAAGATGCCATTGCCAAAG GACAGGATCTTAACATCTCATTGA
- the LY96 gene encoding lymphocyte antigen 96 isoform X6 has translation MFQLVFFILFTSGFTESQGKKVLCGSSDVEISYSFCESDIIFLEGSMDLWYDAASILQWTEVICHGFDDDYSFCGTLKGETVNTTFELSGLKMPLPKKLFIVAMEDYQQPLHTYLERLMLTSPKPRLLTSAA, from the exons ATGTTTCAGcttgtttttttcattctgtttacttcTGGATTCACTGAATCACAAGGAAAAAAGGTGCTTTGCGGATCCTCAGATGTAGAAATATCATATTCCTTTTGTG AGAGTGATATAATCTTTTTGGAGGGCAGCATGGATTTATGGTATGATGCTGCAAGTATATTACAATGGACAGAAGTTATTTGCCATGGATTTGATGATGACTATTCATTTTGTGGAACTCTGAAGGGAG AGACGGTCAATACGACGTTTGAACTTAGCGGTTTAAAGATGCCATTGCCAAAG AAATTGTTCATTGTGGCCATGGAAGACTATCAACAACCACTCCACACTTACCTGGAGAGGTTGATGTTGACCAGCCCAAAGCCCCGTCTTCTCACCAGCGCTGCATGA
- the LY96 gene encoding lymphocyte antigen 96 isoform X2, producing MFQLVFFILFTSGFTESQGKKVLCGSSDVEISYSFCDSMDHVFFLSIVPCSFSESRWKVTLLWIPKSDIIFLEGSMDLWYDAASILQWTEVICHGFDDDYSFCGTLKGETVNTTFELSGLKMPLPKGIYTILLRLFSVLSEKNLLLCMNVTLLMK from the exons ATGTTTCAGcttgtttttttcattctgtttacttcTGGATTCACTGAATCACAAGGAAAAAAGGTGCTTTGCGGATCCTCAGATGTAGAAATATCATATTCCTTTTGTG attCTATGGACCATGTTTTCTTCCTTAGTATAGTCCCTTGTTCCTTTAGTGAAAGTCGTTGGAAAGTTACTCTTTTATGGATTCCAA AGAGTGATATAATCTTTTTGGAGGGCAGCATGGATTTATGGTATGATGCTGCAAGTATATTACAATGGACAGAAGTTATTTGCCATGGATTTGATGATGACTATTCATTTTGTGGAACTCTGAAGGGAG AGACGGTCAATACGACGTTTGAACTTAGCGGTTTAAAGATGCCATTGCCAAAG ggAATATATACGATTCTTTTAAGATTATTCTCTGTTCTTTCTGAGAAGAACTTGCTCCTGTGTATGAATGTCACCTTGTTAATGAAATAG
- the LY96 gene encoding lymphocyte antigen 96 isoform X3, producing the protein MFQLVFFILFTSGFTESQGKKVLCGSSDVEISYSFCDSMDHVFFLSIVPCSFSESRWKVTLLWIPKSDIIFLEGSMDLWYDAASILQWTEVICHGFDDDYSFCGTLKGETVNTTFELSGLKMPLPKNKRSGIRLGEES; encoded by the exons ATGTTTCAGcttgtttttttcattctgtttacttcTGGATTCACTGAATCACAAGGAAAAAAGGTGCTTTGCGGATCCTCAGATGTAGAAATATCATATTCCTTTTGTG attCTATGGACCATGTTTTCTTCCTTAGTATAGTCCCTTGTTCCTTTAGTGAAAGTCGTTGGAAAGTTACTCTTTTATGGATTCCAA AGAGTGATATAATCTTTTTGGAGGGCAGCATGGATTTATGGTATGATGCTGCAAGTATATTACAATGGACAGAAGTTATTTGCCATGGATTTGATGATGACTATTCATTTTGTGGAACTCTGAAGGGAG AGACGGTCAATACGACGTTTGAACTTAGCGGTTTAAAGATGCCATTGCCAAAG AACAAAAGAAGCGGCATAAGACTGGGGGAAGAATCCTGA
- the LY96 gene encoding lymphocyte antigen 96 isoform X1 gives MFQLVFFILFTSGFTESQGKKVLCGSSDVEISYSFCDSMDHVFFLSIVPCSFSESRWKVTLLWIPKSDIIFLEGSMDLWYDAASILQWTEVICHGFDDDYSFCGTLKGETVNTTFELSGLKMPLPKKLFIVAMEDYQQPLHTYLERLMLTSPKPRLLTSAA, from the exons ATGTTTCAGcttgtttttttcattctgtttacttcTGGATTCACTGAATCACAAGGAAAAAAGGTGCTTTGCGGATCCTCAGATGTAGAAATATCATATTCCTTTTGTG attCTATGGACCATGTTTTCTTCCTTAGTATAGTCCCTTGTTCCTTTAGTGAAAGTCGTTGGAAAGTTACTCTTTTATGGATTCCAA AGAGTGATATAATCTTTTTGGAGGGCAGCATGGATTTATGGTATGATGCTGCAAGTATATTACAATGGACAGAAGTTATTTGCCATGGATTTGATGATGACTATTCATTTTGTGGAACTCTGAAGGGAG AGACGGTCAATACGACGTTTGAACTTAGCGGTTTAAAGATGCCATTGCCAAAG AAATTGTTCATTGTGGCCATGGAAGACTATCAACAACCACTCCACACTTACCTGGAGAGGTTGATGTTGACCAGCCCAAAGCCCCGTCTTCTCACCAGCGCTGCATGA
- the LY96 gene encoding lymphocyte antigen 96 isoform X4, with protein sequence MFQLVFFILFTSGFTESQGKKVLCGSSDVEISYSFCDSMDHVFFLSIVPCSFSESRWKVTLLWIPKSDIIFLEGSMDLWYDAASILQWTEVICHGFDDDYSFCGTLKGETVNTTFELSGLKMPLPKVTALHSRTGS encoded by the exons ATGTTTCAGcttgtttttttcattctgtttacttcTGGATTCACTGAATCACAAGGAAAAAAGGTGCTTTGCGGATCCTCAGATGTAGAAATATCATATTCCTTTTGTG attCTATGGACCATGTTTTCTTCCTTAGTATAGTCCCTTGTTCCTTTAGTGAAAGTCGTTGGAAAGTTACTCTTTTATGGATTCCAA AGAGTGATATAATCTTTTTGGAGGGCAGCATGGATTTATGGTATGATGCTGCAAGTATATTACAATGGACAGAAGTTATTTGCCATGGATTTGATGATGACTATTCATTTTGTGGAACTCTGAAGGGAG AGACGGTCAATACGACGTTTGAACTTAGCGGTTTAAAGATGCCATTGCCAAAG GTCACTGCATTGCATTCCAGGACAGGATCTTAA